From a region of the Streptomyces caniferus genome:
- a CDS encoding sugar phosphate isomerase/epimerase family protein: MSVPHAAPPVLDRLRVGSAPDSWGVWFPDDDQQVPWQRFLDEVAEAGYEWIELGPYGYLPTDPAVLHDEIARRSLKVSAGTIFTSLHHGPSVWDKTWAHVSEVATLTQAMGAGHLVVIPSFWRDDKTAEEIEPRELTTEQWKHLTTGMERLGKQVRDEFGLDIVVHPHADTHIDTEEHVERFLHVTDSDLVNLCLDTGHYAYCGGDSVKLIRTYGERIGYLHLKQVDPDILGDVVAKGTPFGPAVKQGVMCEPPLGVPALPPVLQAAQELNVDLFAIVEQDMYPCPPDQPFPIAERTRRFLRSCGA; encoded by the coding sequence ATGTCCGTTCCCCATGCCGCCCCGCCCGTCCTGGACCGCCTTCGCGTCGGTTCCGCACCCGACTCATGGGGAGTCTGGTTCCCCGACGACGACCAGCAGGTCCCCTGGCAGCGCTTCCTGGACGAGGTGGCCGAGGCCGGCTACGAGTGGATCGAGCTCGGCCCGTACGGCTACCTGCCCACCGACCCCGCCGTCCTGCACGACGAGATCGCCCGCCGCAGCCTGAAGGTCTCGGCCGGCACGATCTTCACCTCCCTGCACCACGGCCCGTCCGTATGGGACAAGACCTGGGCGCACGTCTCCGAGGTCGCCACCCTCACCCAGGCGATGGGCGCCGGGCACCTCGTCGTCATCCCCTCCTTCTGGCGGGACGACAAGACCGCCGAGGAGATCGAGCCGCGCGAGCTGACCACGGAGCAGTGGAAGCACCTGACCACCGGCATGGAGCGGCTGGGCAAGCAGGTGCGGGACGAGTTCGGGCTGGACATCGTCGTCCACCCGCACGCCGACACCCATATCGACACCGAGGAACACGTCGAGCGGTTCCTGCACGTCACCGACTCCGACCTGGTCAACCTCTGCCTGGACACCGGCCATTACGCGTACTGCGGCGGCGACAGCGTCAAGCTCATCCGCACCTACGGCGAGCGGATCGGCTACCTCCACCTCAAGCAGGTCGACCCGGACATCCTCGGCGACGTCGTCGCGAAGGGCACGCCGTTCGGTCCGGCCGTCAAGCAGGGCGTGATGTGCGAGCCGCCGCTCGGTGTGCCCGCACTGCCGCCCGTCCTGCAGGCCGCCCAGGAACTGAATGTCGACCTCTTCGCCATCGTCGAGCAGGACATGTACCCCTGCCCGCCCGACCAGCCGTTCCCCATCGCCGAGCGCACCCGCCGCTTCCTGCGCTCCTGCGGCGCCTGA
- a CDS encoding peptidoglycan-binding domain-containing protein, translating to MNAIALSHAVKRTAVLTATAGLLTAGLLTGPASADSPAAGRPGTLAACAYYSGSALTVYGQRGDRVSQVQCLLANRRYLPWRDVTGYFGPKTRAAVKKFQSRHHLTANGKVDKKTWRALYA from the coding sequence GTGAATGCCATTGCTCTCAGCCATGCCGTCAAGCGCACGGCCGTCCTGACCGCGACCGCGGGGCTGCTGACCGCCGGACTGCTCACCGGTCCGGCGTCCGCCGACAGTCCGGCCGCCGGCCGGCCCGGCACACTGGCCGCCTGCGCCTACTACAGCGGAAGCGCCCTCACCGTCTACGGGCAGCGCGGCGACCGCGTCTCGCAGGTGCAGTGCCTGCTGGCGAACCGCCGCTATCTCCCGTGGAGGGACGTGACCGGGTACTTCGGTCCCAAGACCCGGGCCGCGGTGAAGAAGTTCCAGTCCCGGCACCATCTGACCGCCAACGGCAAGGTCGACAAGAAGACCTGGCGGGCGCTCTACGCCTGA
- a CDS encoding Cgl0159 family (beta/alpha)8-fold protein, with the protein MNPRISDLATLRARHPEAVAEAAARRTRRPLIGDSGRLMIVAADHPARGALAVGDRQLAMANRLDLLERLVLALSRPGVDGVLATADILEDLLLLGALEGKVVMGSMNRGGIAGAAFEMDDRFTGHRPQDLARLRFDAGKLLLRIDYSDPGSLTTLETTARAIDAMAERQLPVFVEPFLSSRIDGAVRNDLGAEAVTRSVAIASGLGGTSAYTWLKLPVTDDPDAMARVCETTTLPTVLLGGDIGSSVREQEAVYEKWRKALRLPTVQGLVVGRSLLYPADGDVAAAVDTAVGLL; encoded by the coding sequence TTGAACCCTCGGATCAGTGACCTCGCGACGCTCCGGGCCCGGCACCCCGAAGCCGTCGCGGAGGCCGCCGCCCGCCGCACCCGTCGCCCGCTCATCGGCGACAGCGGCCGGCTGATGATCGTCGCGGCCGACCACCCGGCCCGCGGCGCGCTCGCCGTCGGAGACCGCCAGCTCGCCATGGCCAACCGCCTCGATCTGCTCGAACGGCTGGTCCTCGCGCTGTCCCGGCCCGGCGTGGACGGGGTGCTCGCCACCGCCGACATCCTGGAGGACCTGCTGTTGCTCGGAGCCCTCGAGGGCAAGGTCGTCATGGGCTCCATGAACCGCGGCGGTATCGCCGGCGCCGCCTTCGAGATGGACGACCGGTTCACCGGCCACCGCCCCCAGGACCTCGCCCGGCTCCGTTTCGACGCCGGCAAGCTGCTGCTGCGCATCGACTACAGCGACCCCGGCTCGCTCACCACCCTGGAGACCACCGCCCGCGCCATCGATGCGATGGCCGAGCGGCAACTGCCCGTCTTCGTCGAGCCGTTCCTCTCCTCCCGGATAGACGGCGCGGTCCGCAACGACCTCGGCGCCGAGGCCGTCACCCGCTCGGTGGCCATCGCCTCCGGCCTCGGCGGCACCTCCGCCTACACCTGGCTGAAGCTGCCGGTCACCGACGACCCCGACGCCATGGCCCGGGTCTGCGAGACCACCACCCTGCCGACCGTGCTGCTCGGCGGCGACATCGGCAGCAGCGTCCGCGAGCAGGAGGCCGTGTACGAGAAGTGGCGCAAGGCGCTGCGGCTGCCGACGGTGCAGGGCCTGGTCGTCGGGCGTTCCCTGCTCTACCCGGCCGACGGTGATGTCGCGGCCGCCGTGGACACCGCCGTAGGCCTGCTGTGA
- the iolC gene encoding 5-dehydro-2-deoxygluconokinase has protein sequence MTEPYDLITMGRIGVDIYPLQTGVSLAQVETFGKFLGGSATNVAVAAARLGRRSAVISRTGRDPFGDYVHQALRDFGVDDRWVTPVDAYPTPVTFCEIFPPDDFPLYFYRRPKAPDLVIHPEELDRDAIAAARIFWITGTGLCEEPSRGATLAALEARAKVGTTVFDLDWRPMFWGGEGGASGDGGASGAAAMAAARPYYEAALRYATVAVGNVDEAEVATGLRDPKACAQALLDMGVELAVIKQGPKGVLAVHRDGRTAEVPPTPVEVVNGLGAGDSFGGSLCHGLLAGWDLEPMMRYANAAGALVASRLACSSAMPTADEVEAFLADR, from the coding sequence ATGACCGAGCCGTACGACCTGATCACCATGGGGCGCATCGGAGTCGACATCTATCCGCTGCAGACCGGTGTGTCGCTGGCGCAGGTGGAGACGTTCGGGAAGTTCCTCGGTGGTTCGGCCACCAATGTGGCGGTCGCCGCGGCCCGGCTCGGCCGGCGGAGCGCCGTCATCAGCCGTACCGGAAGGGACCCGTTCGGCGACTACGTCCACCAGGCGCTGCGCGACTTCGGGGTGGACGACCGCTGGGTGACCCCCGTCGACGCCTATCCGACGCCGGTCACCTTCTGCGAGATCTTTCCGCCGGACGACTTCCCGCTCTACTTCTACCGCCGTCCCAAGGCGCCCGACCTGGTCATCCACCCCGAGGAGCTGGACCGGGACGCGATCGCGGCCGCCCGGATCTTCTGGATCACCGGCACGGGGCTGTGCGAGGAGCCCAGCCGCGGTGCCACGCTCGCCGCGCTGGAGGCCCGCGCCAAGGTGGGCACGACCGTCTTCGACCTCGACTGGCGGCCGATGTTCTGGGGCGGTGAGGGCGGTGCCTCCGGGGACGGCGGTGCGAGCGGGGCCGCAGCGATGGCGGCCGCCCGGCCGTACTACGAAGCCGCCCTCCGGTACGCCACCGTGGCCGTCGGCAATGTCGACGAGGCCGAGGTCGCCACCGGGCTGCGCGATCCCAAGGCCTGCGCCCAGGCGCTGCTGGACATGGGCGTGGAGCTCGCCGTCATCAAGCAGGGCCCCAAGGGTGTGCTCGCCGTGCATCGCGACGGCCGCACCGCCGAGGTCCCGCCCACCCCCGTCGAGGTCGTCAACGGCCTGGGCGCCGGCGACTCGTTCGGCGGCTCGCTCTGCCACGGTCTGCTGGCCGGCTGGGACCTGGAGCCGATGATGCGCTATGCCAACGCCGCCGGCGCGCTGGTCGCCTCGCGCCTCGCCTGCTCCTCCGCGATGCCCACGGCCGACGAGGTCGAGGCGTTCCTCGCGGACCGGTGA
- the iolD gene encoding 3D-(3,5/4)-trihydroxycyclohexane-1,2-dione acylhydrolase (decyclizing), with amino-acid sequence MNAPTTRRLTVAQALVEFLAHQYTERDGTRHRLINACWGIFGHGNVAGIGQALLESGDALPYLQGRNEQAMVHAAVGYARQRDRLGAQAVTTSIGPGATNLVTGAALATVNRLPVLLLPGDVFATRPADPVLQQLEVPFAGDVSVNDTLRPVSRYFDRVTRPEALIPAALQAMRVLADPVDTGAVTLALPQDVQAEAYDWPEEFFADRVWRIPRPAPDADALAEAVRVLRGARRPLVVAGGGVHHSEAEDALCAFADATGIPVASTQAGKGSLRHDHPADVGGIGHTGTATADALAREADLVIGVGTRFTDFTTASSTLFAAPGVRFLHLNIASFDAHKLGALSLVADARAGLEALTKELSGVRVDAEYEASYRAAKAGWERRVDAAYGAGDPSVRPSQTQVLGALDAVVDDTDVIINAAGSLPGDLHKLWRARSRRQYHLEYGYSCMGYEIPAAIGVRLAAPDRPVWALVGDGTYLMNPTELVTAVQEGININVVLFQNHGYASIGGLSQATGGERFGTDYRFRAEDGTYTGAPLPVDLAANAASLGMQVLRAATVGELRAALAEARGANRPTCVYVETETADTVPGAPEAQAWWDVPVAETATRPAAVAAREAYDRHTAGRRRHL; translated from the coding sequence ATGAACGCTCCGACGACCCGCCGGCTCACGGTCGCCCAGGCCCTGGTCGAGTTCCTCGCCCACCAGTACACCGAGCGCGACGGCACCCGGCACCGCCTGATCAACGCCTGCTGGGGCATCTTCGGCCACGGCAATGTCGCCGGCATCGGCCAGGCCCTCCTGGAGTCCGGCGATGCGCTCCCCTATCTCCAGGGCCGCAACGAACAGGCCATGGTGCATGCCGCGGTCGGCTACGCCCGGCAGCGCGACCGGCTCGGCGCGCAGGCCGTCACCACCTCCATCGGCCCCGGCGCCACCAACCTCGTCACCGGCGCCGCCCTCGCCACCGTCAACCGCCTGCCCGTTCTGCTGCTGCCGGGTGACGTCTTCGCCACCCGGCCCGCCGACCCGGTCCTCCAACAGCTCGAAGTCCCCTTCGCCGGCGATGTGTCGGTCAATGACACGCTGCGCCCGGTCTCCCGCTACTTCGACCGGGTCACCCGGCCCGAGGCGCTGATCCCCGCTGCTCTGCAGGCCATGAGGGTGCTCGCCGATCCCGTCGACACCGGTGCCGTCACCCTCGCGCTGCCGCAGGACGTCCAGGCCGAGGCGTACGACTGGCCGGAGGAGTTCTTCGCCGACCGGGTCTGGCGCATTCCCCGGCCCGCCCCCGACGCCGATGCCCTCGCCGAGGCCGTACGGGTCCTGCGCGGCGCCCGCCGGCCCCTGGTCGTGGCGGGCGGCGGGGTCCACCACAGCGAGGCCGAGGACGCGCTGTGCGCCTTCGCCGATGCCACCGGCATCCCCGTCGCCTCCACCCAGGCCGGCAAGGGTTCGCTGCGCCACGACCACCCCGCCGACGTCGGCGGCATCGGCCACACCGGCACCGCCACGGCCGACGCCCTCGCCCGCGAGGCGGACCTGGTCATCGGTGTCGGCACCCGCTTCACCGACTTCACCACCGCCTCCTCGACCCTCTTCGCGGCGCCCGGCGTCCGCTTCCTCCACCTCAACATCGCGTCCTTCGACGCCCATAAGCTCGGCGCGCTCTCCCTGGTCGCCGACGCCCGCGCCGGGCTGGAGGCGCTCACCAAGGAGTTGTCGGGCGTCCGCGTCGACGCGGAGTACGAGGCCTCCTACCGGGCGGCGAAGGCCGGCTGGGAGCGCCGGGTGGACGCCGCGTACGGCGCCGGGGACCCGTCGGTCCGGCCCTCGCAGACCCAGGTCCTCGGCGCCCTGGACGCCGTCGTGGACGACACCGACGTGATCATCAACGCGGCCGGTTCCCTCCCCGGTGACCTGCACAAACTCTGGCGCGCCCGGTCCCGCAGGCAGTACCACCTCGAATACGGTTACTCCTGCATGGGCTATGAGATCCCCGCCGCGATCGGCGTGCGGCTCGCCGCCCCCGACCGGCCGGTGTGGGCGCTGGTCGGCGATGGTACGTATCTGATGAATCCCACCGAACTGGTCACCGCGGTCCAGGAGGGCATCAACATCAACGTCGTCCTCTTCCAGAACCACGGCTATGCCTCGATCGGCGGGCTGTCCCAGGCCACGGGTGGTGAACGCTTCGGCACCGACTACCGCTTCCGCGCCGAGGACGGCACGTACACGGGTGCGCCGCTGCCGGTCGATCTCGCGGCCAACGCCGCCTCGCTGGGCATGCAGGTGCTCCGCGCGGCCACCGTCGGGGAGCTGCGTGCCGCGCTCGCCGAGGCGCGGGGCGCGAACCGGCCCACATGTGTCTATGTCGAGACCGAAACGGCCGACACTGTGCCGGGCGCGCCGGAGGCCCAGGCCTGGTGGGATGTTCCTGTTGCCGAGACCGCGACACGTCCGGCGGCGGTGGCTGCCCGTGAGGCGTACGACCGGCACACCGCCGGGCGCCGTCGCCACCTCTGA
- a CDS encoding helix-turn-helix transcriptional regulator: protein MTDRKLWSYKEIAAHIQVQPDTVRSYRKHGLLPEPDLVERGKPYWFADTVRAWVAQRPGQRGRR, encoded by the coding sequence ATGACCGACCGCAAGCTCTGGTCGTACAAGGAGATCGCCGCGCACATCCAGGTGCAGCCGGACACCGTGCGCTCCTACCGCAAGCACGGGCTGCTGCCCGAACCGGATCTGGTGGAGCGCGGAAAACCGTACTGGTTCGCCGACACGGTCAGAGCGTGGGTGGCGCAGCGACCGGGCCAACGCGGCCGGCGCTGA
- a CDS encoding Gfo/Idh/MocA family protein, producing MTSHETLGVAVIGTGRMGADHVRRIDEVISGARVAAVVDIDADRIKRLADGIAGCTPYTDPAAAMDDPAVDAVLIASPGPAHEAALLDAFARDLPVLCEKPLTPDAASALRVLEAEQALGHRRVQVGFMRRYDADYRSLKSLLEQGTYGRPLMLHNKHRNADTPPGFTNAMMINDSVVHEIDVTRWLLEEEITAVRVLRPAPTGNAPEGLSDPQLILFETAGGQVVDTELFVNCGFGYQVSCEAVCEGGTARIGDDHGVFSNAAGRWGGVVPPGFVERFEEAYDRQVQRWVNATRRGETEGPSCWDGYAAAAVCEAGVRAQTTGERVTVELIERPALYR from the coding sequence ATGACTTCGCACGAAACGCTCGGGGTGGCGGTCATCGGCACCGGCCGGATGGGCGCCGACCACGTACGCCGGATCGACGAGGTGATCAGCGGCGCCCGGGTGGCGGCCGTGGTCGACATCGACGCGGACCGCATCAAACGCCTCGCCGACGGCATCGCAGGGTGCACCCCGTACACCGACCCGGCCGCCGCCATGGACGACCCCGCGGTGGATGCCGTACTGATCGCTTCGCCGGGCCCCGCGCACGAGGCGGCGCTGCTGGATGCCTTCGCGCGGGATCTGCCCGTGCTGTGCGAGAAGCCGCTGACGCCGGACGCCGCCTCCGCGCTGCGCGTCCTGGAGGCCGAGCAGGCTCTGGGGCACCGTCGCGTCCAGGTCGGTTTCATGCGCCGTTACGACGCCGACTACCGCTCCCTCAAGTCCCTTCTGGAGCAGGGCACCTACGGTCGTCCGCTGATGCTGCACAACAAGCACCGCAACGCCGACACCCCGCCCGGCTTCACCAACGCGATGATGATCAACGACTCGGTGGTGCACGAGATCGATGTGACGCGCTGGCTGCTGGAGGAGGAGATCACCGCGGTCCGGGTGCTGCGCCCGGCCCCCACCGGCAACGCGCCGGAGGGTCTCAGCGACCCGCAGCTGATCCTCTTCGAGACCGCGGGCGGCCAGGTCGTGGACACCGAACTCTTCGTCAACTGCGGGTTCGGCTACCAGGTCAGTTGCGAGGCGGTCTGCGAGGGCGGCACCGCCCGGATCGGCGACGACCACGGGGTGTTCAGCAACGCCGCGGGCCGCTGGGGCGGCGTGGTTCCCCCCGGTTTCGTGGAGCGCTTCGAGGAGGCCTACGACCGGCAGGTGCAGCGCTGGGTGAACGCCACCCGGCGCGGCGAGACCGAGGGCCCCAGCTGCTGGGACGGTTACGCCGCGGCCGCGGTGTGCGAGGCGGGCGTACGGGCCCAGACCACCGGCGAGCGGGTGACCGTCGAGCTGATCGAGCGGCCCGCGCTGTACCGCTGA
- a CDS encoding sugar porter family MFS transporter — MVAPASQVASTGPRESVRAGGAKRFIVGIAAIAALGGALFGYDTGVISGALPFMEERFGLTSLGEGIITSALLIGAAFGSLIGGRMSDALGRRKALLWAGLVFIGGALAVALSPSVPFMTVARFVLGLAVGSASVITPLYLSEIAPPHIRGRLVSFNSLMIVSGQLLAYLINAVLAHWAAWRWMLGLAALPAVALFVGLFFLPDTPRWYISKGRTDEAARVLHRTLPAEDVPAELARIDHARTLEADARRGAWQQLRTPWVRRLLLVGIGLAAVQQITGVNAVIYFAPKILASTGLGTGASITATIAVGAISVLATAIGMSLIDRVGRRPMLLTGLAGMAVSLALLGAAFRLPHSTAVSALVLGLMVLYMAFMQATLNTGVWLLLAEMFPLKVRGLAMGAAVFVMWLVNFGVALAFPLLLDAIGAGTTFWFFGVMCVLSLVFCKRFAPETKGLALEDLEHELRKAATSGS, encoded by the coding sequence ATGGTCGCTCCGGCCAGCCAGGTGGCGTCCACCGGCCCGCGCGAGAGCGTGCGGGCCGGCGGCGCCAAGCGCTTCATCGTCGGCATCGCTGCCATTGCCGCCCTCGGCGGCGCCCTGTTCGGCTACGACACCGGAGTGATCTCCGGCGCCCTCCCCTTCATGGAGGAACGCTTCGGCCTCACCTCTCTCGGCGAGGGCATCATCACCAGCGCGCTGCTGATCGGCGCGGCCTTCGGTTCGCTGATCGGCGGCCGGATGTCCGATGCGCTGGGCCGGCGCAAGGCGCTGCTGTGGGCGGGCCTGGTGTTCATCGGCGGTGCGCTGGCCGTCGCGCTCTCACCGAGCGTTCCCTTCATGACCGTGGCACGCTTCGTCCTCGGGCTCGCCGTCGGCAGCGCCTCCGTCATCACCCCGCTGTACCTGTCCGAGATCGCGCCTCCGCACATCCGGGGCCGGCTGGTCTCCTTCAATTCGCTGATGATCGTCAGCGGTCAGCTGCTCGCCTACCTCATCAATGCCGTTCTGGCGCACTGGGCCGCCTGGCGCTGGATGCTGGGTCTTGCGGCGCTGCCCGCCGTGGCGCTGTTCGTCGGGCTGTTCTTCCTGCCCGATACGCCGCGCTGGTACATCAGCAAGGGGCGGACGGACGAGGCGGCCCGGGTGCTGCACCGTACGCTGCCCGCCGAGGACGTCCCCGCCGAGCTGGCCCGTATCGATCACGCGCGCACCCTGGAGGCCGACGCCCGGCGTGGCGCCTGGCAGCAGTTGCGCACCCCGTGGGTGCGGCGGCTCCTGCTGGTCGGCATCGGTCTGGCGGCGGTCCAGCAGATCACCGGGGTCAACGCCGTCATCTATTTCGCGCCGAAGATCCTGGCGTCGACCGGCCTGGGCACCGGCGCGTCGATCACCGCCACCATCGCGGTCGGTGCGATCTCCGTCCTGGCCACCGCGATCGGGATGTCCCTGATCGACCGGGTCGGCCGGCGGCCCATGCTCCTTACGGGTCTGGCCGGTATGGCCGTCTCGCTCGCCCTGCTCGGCGCCGCCTTCCGCCTGCCGCACTCCACGGCCGTCAGCGCCCTCGTCCTCGGTCTGATGGTCCTCTACATGGCGTTCATGCAGGCCACTCTCAACACCGGGGTCTGGCTGCTGCTCGCCGAGATGTTCCCGCTCAAGGTGCGCGGACTGGCCATGGGCGCCGCGGTGTTCGTGATGTGGCTGGTCAACTTCGGTGTCGCGCTCGCCTTCCCGCTGCTGCTCGACGCGATCGGCGCCGGCACCACGTTCTGGTTCTTCGGCGTGATGTGCGTGCTGTCCCTGGTGTTCTGCAAGCGGTTCGCACCGGAGACGAAGGGGCTGGCCCTGGAGGACCTGGAGCACGAGCTGCGCAAGGCGGCGACGAGCGGCAGCTGA
- a CDS encoding 2-dehydropantoate 2-reductase — MPRTSPTAAPARIAVIGGGAIGGYTAALAQWAGLDVTLCVRSPLDSLSVESSGTVRPAAVRIVTDPAQVTPVDWVLLTTKAQDTAGAEGWLRRLCGRDTAVAVLQNGIGQEERVAPLVPRGTRILPTVVYISAERTAPGRILHHVASELHVPEGPLADRFAALLDGSGLRVHRVPDFTTAAWRKLFTNLAANPITALLQQRIGIFADPEMAALTRDLLREAAVVARAEGADIGEADISRTLRLYATAPRDGGSSMLYDRLAGRPLEHEFLTGAVVGAGGRHGIATPLNSMLLTLLRAVDRELRGGRA, encoded by the coding sequence ATGCCCCGGACGTCCCCAACAGCGGCGCCCGCCCGGATCGCGGTGATCGGCGGCGGTGCGATCGGCGGCTACACCGCCGCCCTCGCGCAGTGGGCCGGTCTCGACGTCACGCTGTGCGTCCGCAGCCCGCTGGACTCCCTGAGCGTCGAGAGCAGTGGCACGGTCCGCCCCGCGGCGGTGCGTATCGTCACCGATCCGGCGCAGGTCACACCGGTCGACTGGGTGCTGCTGACCACCAAGGCGCAGGACACGGCGGGTGCCGAGGGCTGGCTGCGGCGGCTGTGCGGCCGGGACACCGCCGTCGCGGTGCTGCAGAACGGCATCGGCCAGGAGGAGCGCGTCGCTCCGCTCGTTCCGCGGGGCACCCGCATCCTGCCCACCGTGGTCTACATCTCGGCGGAGCGCACCGCGCCGGGCCGGATCCTGCATCATGTCGCCAGCGAACTGCATGTGCCCGAGGGCCCGTTGGCCGACCGGTTCGCCGCCCTGCTGGACGGCAGCGGGCTGCGGGTGCACCGCGTGCCCGACTTCACGACGGCCGCCTGGCGCAAGCTGTTCACCAACCTCGCGGCCAACCCGATCACGGCGCTGCTCCAGCAGCGGATAGGGATCTTCGCCGATCCGGAGATGGCCGCGCTCACCCGCGATCTGCTGCGCGAGGCGGCCGTCGTCGCGCGTGCCGAGGGCGCGGACATCGGTGAGGCGGACATCTCCAGGACGCTGCGGCTCTACGCCACCGCACCCCGGGACGGTGGCTCCTCGATGCTCTACGACCGCCTGGCGGGCCGCCCGCTGGAGCATGAGTTCCTCACCGGCGCGGTGGTCGGGGCCGGTGGACGGCACGGCATCGCCACCCCGTTGAACAGCATGCTGCTGACCCTGCTGCGTGCCGTGGACCGCGAGCTGCGGGGCGGGCGGGCGTAG
- the iolB gene encoding 5-deoxy-glucuronate isomerase — protein sequence MSTEFHLKATAAADGPYALDIDPKRAGWGYSSLRVLDLPPGGRHSFATGDSEWIVLPLSGGCTVLTDGGDAFELTGRESVFSGVTDFAYVPRDAQVQLASGAGGRFALTGARCENRLPARYGAASDVPVELRGTGNCSRQVNNFGAAGTFECDRLIAVEVLTPGGNWSSYPPHKHDECRPGEESELEEIYYFEVEAARGTEGVGYQRVTPSGRGRGTDVLAEVRSGDAVLIPDGWHGPSIAAPGHALYYLNVMAGPGETREWLICDHPDHGWIRGTWPDQPVDPRLPLYEAPAGDAR from the coding sequence ATGAGCACTGAATTCCACCTGAAGGCCACCGCGGCGGCGGACGGCCCGTACGCGCTGGACATCGACCCGAAGCGCGCGGGCTGGGGCTACTCCTCGCTGCGCGTCCTCGACCTGCCGCCCGGTGGCCGTCACTCGTTCGCCACCGGCGACAGCGAGTGGATCGTGCTGCCGCTGTCCGGCGGCTGCACGGTGCTGACCGACGGCGGTGACGCGTTCGAACTGACCGGCCGGGAGAGCGTGTTCAGCGGGGTCACCGATTTCGCGTACGTGCCGCGGGACGCCCAGGTGCAGCTCGCGAGCGGCGCCGGCGGCCGCTTCGCGCTCACCGGCGCCCGCTGCGAGAACCGTCTCCCCGCCCGCTACGGCGCCGCGTCCGACGTCCCCGTGGAGCTGCGCGGCACCGGCAACTGCTCCCGCCAGGTCAACAACTTCGGCGCCGCCGGCACCTTCGAGTGCGACCGGCTCATCGCGGTGGAGGTGCTCACCCCGGGCGGCAACTGGTCCTCCTACCCGCCGCACAAGCACGACGAGTGCCGCCCCGGCGAGGAGTCCGAGCTGGAGGAGATCTACTACTTCGAGGTCGAGGCCGCGCGCGGCACGGAAGGCGTCGGCTACCAGCGCGTCACCCCCTCGGGGCGGGGCCGTGGCACCGATGTCCTGGCCGAGGTCCGCAGCGGTGACGCGGTCCTGATCCCGGACGGCTGGCACGGCCCGTCGATCGCCGCGCCCGGCCACGCCCTGTACTACCTCAATGTGATGGCCGGGCCCGGCGAGACGCGGGAGTGGCTGATCTGCGATCACCCGGACCACGGCTGGATCCGCGGCACCTGGCCCGACCAGCCCGTCGACCCCCGCCTCCCCCTCTACGAAGCGCCCGCAGGAGACGCCCGATGA